A window of Prevotella fusca JCM 17724 genomic DNA:
TTTCTTGTCTCTCTTTTACAGATAGTCCATAATTATTTACTCTACATTTTTCATTCAATTCTGTGATAAAACAGTCTTTATAAAAGTCAATTGTAGAGATGTTGACAGGATTATCAAGTTTCCCAAGTTCTCTGATATAATTGATGAGTTTCTGATAATTATACCAAGTAGCAGATGTTCCACCAGCACCCGAAATAATCTTATCACCTTTCTTCCTCTCAATAGTGAATCGTTGAGGTTTATTATATGGAGCAAATGGACAAAATGTTTCCCAACTTCCATCCCACTGTGGGATTTCCTCTTCATTAATAAATCCATGTCCTTTTTCCACTAAATTCATCCATTGATTATAGTTATTAGAACATTCTTGCTGCTCTGAGGTACTTCCTTCTTCGTGGGCACATTCCTTACCAGTGATTAGTATTTTGGCATTTGGGTTACCCAATCCAATGTAATTTTTCACTTCTTTCTGTGAAAACTTCATTAATAACTCTTGAAAAGCGTTGATTAGTTCCATAGTTTTAAGTTTATGAATTTATCTGTTTTAATTTAATAAAAGCATGAATGGTTTGTCTGTAAGTCTTTATCTCTCAAGCTGTATTTTATTGGTTTATTGTTTCTTAAATATCAATAAGTTATCTGCATACCCCTTCCAATCAGCCACTCCACAAATACTATCTGTTGGGGTGCGATAGAAGGTGTTGCCGTTGTTTCCACCTGTCAGATAGATAGCGTCAGTAAAACCGTAGTCGGAAAGGGCTTGTGCAAAGTCGTAGAGGGATTCTTTATGGATTGTCTCAACATACCAAATCGTTGTAGAGCCTGCCTTACGTGCTAATGCACAGCGTGTCACTTTTCCCTTTAAGGCAAACTGCTCCTCACATATTTGTCCTGCCGATACGAGGGCAAACTGGCGGAACATACTGCCGTTGTGGGCTTTTACATACTCCTTTATAGTATCGTCTTGACCGATGCCAATTTGCCATTTATTGCCAACGATGGCTACAAAGCCAGCCTTGCTGTGACCGTTTGCATATTCCTTGCCTTGATAGACAAAGTCGCCAATGTACTTGTATTGATGGTTTTCATCCCAATAGTAATCCCAACCATGTGTAACAAGGCAGACCGTAGAGTCAATGACCGAAGGGACTGTGCGGGATAGGGTAGGCGTGAGTCCGTGCAGTTCGTATAGTCTCATACTTACTCCATAGAGTGAGTCTACCTTCATTGTCACACCTTGCAGAGAATCTGATGGCATCTTTTCCAAGTCGCAAATGATTTCAGTTGAGGTGCGACTTAGCGGGTAATCAAAGGAAAGTGTACGGTTATTTGCTTTCTGCCAGAAGTAGACGGTTGCAGCAGAGAGGGAGATAAAAACAAGCGCAACAAGTCCTGCCCACCATCTGCGGGATGCTGGCTTCTGCTTGTCTTCTATCTGAGAAGGTTTGAAGTCCGTACCTCCTAAGAACTGAATATCGTCGTCATTATAACTCATTTTGCTTTTGTTTTATACCCTCTTCAAGGAGTTGCAGTGCCTTGTGGGAAATAGAATCGAGAACTATCTTTTGTGACAGTTCCTTTCTCCATAGGCTCAGCTGGTCCTTTTTTGTGTCAATTCTACTGATATAGTGAAGGTTGAGTACATATTGTTTACCCACCCTTACAAATACGATTTCCTGCTGTCGCATCTGTTGGTCAATAAGTTCTGTGATGGTTTTGAGGTTCATCCATAGCTGTATCTCCTCCCCATTTGAAAGTGTCATCACACAGTAGTTGCCGTCTGACCGGATATAAAGAATCTCGTCAAACGCCAGTCGCATCATTTCTGTGCTTCCGTTTTGTATGATTAACAGCTGTTTCACTACTTATTGCCAACAATTTATTATAGTACTGCAAATTTAGTAAATAAAAGCTATACTCTCGTTTCTTTGTTGAGAAAATATCTCTCCTTTGGACTATCAACTGCATAGAATCTCTACTTGCAGAAGTCTTTTCGGTGTGTAACGTGCAAGT
This region includes:
- a CDS encoding LytTR family DNA-binding domain-containing protein encodes the protein MKQLLIIQNGSTEMMRLAFDEILYIRSDGNYCVMTLSNGEEIQLWMNLKTITELIDQQMRQQEIVFVRVGKQYVLNLHYISRIDTKKDQLSLWRKELSQKIVLDSISHKALQLLEEGIKQKQNEL